In one window of Dokdonia sp. PRO95 DNA:
- the epsC gene encoding serine O-acetyltransferase EpsC translates to MNYTDLITSINKQKKEIKVSILLKQESQRFTQLLFNTLFDNGTDTEKTLETLEALFITIRDLACPEIKGSPCKKWDDFTLVIPTLFCSLKKDAEAIYRNDPAAQSLEEVYLAYPGFFAIAIYRMAREFYELGLPLIPRLMTEYAHQLTGIDIHPGAQIGESFFIDHGTGVVIGETAEIHNNVKLYQGVTLGALTVNKELKSIKRHPTIEDNVTIYANATILGGITVIGKDSIIGGNTWVTKTVPQNSIVLHNPKVEIRNKK, encoded by the coding sequence ATGAATTATACCGATTTAATTACATCTATCAATAAACAGAAAAAGGAAATCAAAGTTTCCATTTTGTTGAAGCAAGAATCGCAACGATTTACACAGTTGTTATTTAACACACTGTTTGATAATGGAACAGATACAGAAAAGACTCTTGAGACTCTTGAAGCCTTATTTATTACCATAAGAGATCTTGCTTGTCCAGAGATTAAAGGTAGTCCGTGTAAAAAATGGGATGACTTTACTCTCGTAATACCTACGCTCTTTTGTAGTTTAAAAAAGGATGCAGAGGCTATTTATCGCAATGATCCCGCTGCACAATCTCTAGAAGAAGTGTACCTAGCCTATCCTGGTTTTTTTGCTATTGCGATTTATAGAATGGCAAGAGAATTTTATGAGTTAGGTTTACCACTCATACCACGACTAATGACAGAATATGCACACCAGCTTACGGGTATAGATATTCATCCAGGAGCGCAAATAGGAGAATCCTTTTTTATTGACCACGGAACCGGAGTGGTCATAGGAGAGACTGCCGAAATACATAATAATGTAAAACTATATCAAGGAGTTACCCTAGGTGCACTTACGGTAAACAAGGAATTAAAGAGCATAAAAAGACACCCTACCATTGAGGATAATGTTACGATTTATGCAAATGCAACAATACTAGGTGGGATTACAGTTATAGGAAAAGATAGTATCATAGGAGGTAATACTTGGGTGACAAAGACAGTACCTCAAAACTCTATAGTCCTCCACAATCCTAAAGTAGAAATTCGCAATAAAAAATAA
- a CDS encoding DUF202 domain-containing protein, translating into MKKLSLSLTDKLAIDRTKLANERTFLAYFRTFIVFLSSGLAIIKLDILTEIKWIGFMLSIIAPALFLIGLIRFLYVKRSIRRYYAA; encoded by the coding sequence ATGAAAAAATTATCACTATCACTCACTGACAAACTAGCGATAGACAGAACAAAACTTGCAAACGAGCGTACTTTTCTAGCCTACTTTAGAACCTTTATTGTGTTTTTGAGTTCTGGTCTAGCGATTATCAAACTCGACATTCTCACAGAAATAAAGTGGATAGGCTTTATGCTAAGCATCATAGCGCCTGCACTGTTTCTAATAGGCTTAATACGTTTCTTATATGTAAAAAGAAGCATTAGAAGATATTACGCAGCTTAA
- a CDS encoding heavy-metal-associated domain-containing protein, whose translation MKTSIIVQNLKCGGCAKTITSKISELDNISNVHVDTETATVSFTAQGTEDALSVKEKLKSLGYPSIEDENGVLSKAKSFVSCATGKMK comes from the coding sequence TAAAATGCGGTGGTTGTGCAAAAACAATCACATCAAAAATATCTGAACTTGACAATATATCAAACGTACATGTGGACACCGAAACTGCTACTGTTTCCTTTACTGCTCAAGGTACAGAAGACGCTTTAAGTGTAAAAGAAAAACTCAAGTCATTAGGCTACCCATCTATTGAAGATGAAAATGGAGTGCTCTCTAAGGCAAAATCTTTTGTAAGTTGCGCTACCGGAAAAATGAAATGA